From Daucus carota subsp. sativus chromosome 6, DH1 v3.0, whole genome shotgun sequence, the proteins below share one genomic window:
- the LOC108227580 gene encoding uncharacterized protein LOC108227580, which yields MTTQLMDSIGVAEASGQSVRSEGSKRLSENEELDVRLVKKAKNGGELGDRVRKVAEIVLVLATMGKIRGGEVPSGVEMEMMEDARARLVEVSEQFAPKDVFPTQVFGSIIEDLGLDCSRERKLGFQPPKVSIGQRVNITKQKMENSEKYALQSANYISQAAESNIRSSVQIHSGVQTFSLEKTSPGPSSLGLQPVSASGPVSAANSTSLPYQLPTSEVRPSVSSGLPSRNIGKHNSALALARADRPFYTLTGKSNGVSYTSQVQANSFGDNTKPPTWTVQSQASPSAKTVLDNNASFHASIKGGATGMSTMSRPFMNQTTSVNPLGAHQHIQQGARFVQSPSQSNSHDDIGKIVQKLLQQQILKHPIWTPPSRDYMNKSVPCQICKLVISEVDNVLVCDACEKGYHLNCLQMLNPKSLPKAEWQCGKCFSLSGGKPLPPKYGRVTRNSTVLKVSSPATEVHLSADQNVGVIDVKDKLKRTAINVNSGIQSAPPGALDKSNHSLATAQMGDGKIMRGNGATSTEGECVEEHPSRCSPNNLMRIPGVPIGTSNHFAIDAELADLKVMQRNGSLSSNGKKAGEHPSEPVANNLVVTLGASNVTHDDLKVERLTEEKLDPKCNSQPSAECVVVGSTFDDSQTLGHNKDNVQTELTNRSAIPSKQCPDTNTKMLELGKSCGKDFVEHKTHDNADKDNHGVSVLNHVETTGTGIGPEERGESLSDCLHDVDWIGDKIQVMDGKTYYQSYSTSGVLYKVQDHALFRINNNVSAPFKLQGMWEDSKTRSKWVIASRCYFPADLPEGVGRPCSPEMNEVYESNHDTILSAGLSEGLCKVLPSRTFTEETERRTRFEMEGSDNLCPLYICKWFYDEKKGLFRAVTG from the exons ATGACTACACAATTGATGGATTCAATTGGCGTGGCAGAGGCTTCTGGACAGTCTGTGAGGTCCGAGGGCTCGAAAAGGCTTtcggagaatgaggaattggacgTGAGGCTTGTTAAGAAGGCGAAAAATGGAGGGGAATTAGGTGATCGTGTGAGGAAAGTGGCGGAGATTGTGTTGGTGTTGGCCACAATGGGGAAGATTAGGGGAGGGGAGGTTCCGTCGGGTGTCGAGATGGAGATGATGGAGGATGCTAGAGCTAGGTTGGTGGAGGTTTCGGAGCAGTTTGCTCCTAAGGATGTTTTTCCCACTCAGGTGTTTGGTTCGATAATTGAGGATCTTGGTCTTGATTGTTCGAGAGAGCGGAAGTTAGGGTTTCAACCTCCTAAGGTTTCGATTGGTCAGAGGGTCAATATTACCAAGCAAAAG ATGGAGAATTCAGAGAAATATGCTCTCCAATCAGCTAATTATATATCTCAGGCAGCGGAATCAAACATACGCTCATCAGTTCAAATTCATTCTGGTGTGCAAACATTTTCTTTAGAGAAAACAAGTCCTGGACCATCTTCATTAGGTTTGCAACCTGTATCAGCATCAGGTCCTGTGTCTGCAGCAAATTCCACATCTTTACCATATCAGTTGCCCACCAGCGAAGTAAGACCCTCGGTTTCCAGTGGATTGCCTAGCAGGAATATTGGAAAGCATAATTCTGCATTGGCATTGGCTAGAGCTGATAGACCTTTTTATACCTTAACCGGGAAATCTAATGGAGTTTCCTACACTTCACAAGTTCAag CGAATTCTTTTGGAGATAACACAAAACCTCCAACATGGACTGTGCAATCACAAGCTTCCCCATCAGCTAAAACTGTATTAGATAATAATGCATCTTTCCATGCATCTATAAAGGGAGGAGCTACTGGTATGTCAACAATGTCTAGACCATTTATGAATCAGACCACATCCGTGAATCCACTTGGTGCACATCAGCATATCCAGCAGGGTGCAAGATTTGTACAGTCTCCATCTCAAAGTAACAGCCATGATGATATTGGTAAAATTGTTCAAAAGTTATTGCAGCAACAGATCTTAAAGCACCCCATCTGGACTCCTCCTTCAAGGGATTACATGAACAAGTCTGTACCTTGTCAGATCTGTAAGCTCGTCATTAGTGAAGTAGATAATGTTCTTGTTTGTGATGCTTGTGAGAAAGGGTATCATTTAAATTGTCTCCAGATGCTCAACCCAAAATCTCTTCCTAAAGCCGAGTGGCAATGTGGAAAGTGTTTCTCCCTCAGTGGTGGGAAGCCATTACCCCCCAAGTATGGTCGTGTCACACGCAACTCAACTGTGCTAAAAGTTTCTTCTCCTGCAACAGAAGTTCATTTATCTGCAGATCAGAATGTAGGTGTAATTGATGTCAAGGACAAATTAAAGAGAACAGCAATAAATGTCAATTCTGGTATACAAAGTGCCCCTCCAGGTGCACTGGACAAGTCAAACCATTCTTTAGCTACTGCACAGATGGGAGATGGGAAAATAATGCGTGGAAATGGAGCAACATCAACTGAAGGTGAATGCGTCGAGGAGCATCCTAGTAGATGCAGCCCGAATAATTTAATGAGAATCCCAGGGGTTCCCATTGGCACCAGTAATCATTTTGCAATTGATGCGGAACTGGCAGATTTGAAAGTAATGCAAAGGAATGGCTCACTTTCCAGCAATGGCAAAAAAGCTGGAGAGCATCCTTCTGAACCTGTTGCAAATAACTTAGTCGTGACCTTAGGGGCTAGTAATGTTACACATGATGACCTTAAAGTAGAAAGATTAACAGAAGAGAAACTAGATCCAAAATGTAACTCACAGCCTTCAGCAGAATGTGTGGTGGTTGGCAGCACATTTGATGACTCCCAAACCTTGGGGCATAATAAAGACAACGTTCAAACGGAGTTAACAAACAGGTCTGCAATTCCCTCAAAGCAATGTCCCGATACAAACACTAAGATGCTGGAGCTCGGTAAATCATGTGGTAAAGACTTTGTGGAACATAAGACACATGATAATGCTGATAAAGATAACCATGGAGTTTCAGTTCTTAATCATGTGGAAACTACTGGAACCGGTATTGGGCCTGAAGAGCGTGGTGAATCTTTATCTGATTGCTTGCATGATGTTGACTGGATTGGTGATAAAATTCAGGTTATGGATGGAAAGACATATTACCAGTCCTACTCTACGAGTGGAGTCCTCTATAAGGTTCAGGACCATGCACTCTTTCGTATAAACAATAATGTCTCGGCTCCTTTCAAGCTTCAG GGTATGTGGGAGGATAGCAAAACTAGATCAAAGTGGGTTATTGCATCTCGGTGTTACTTTCCTGCAGATTTGCCGGAGGGTGTTGGTCGTCCGTGTTCCCCGGAAATGAATGAG GTCTATGAGTCTAATCATGATACCATATTAAGTGCTGGATTAAGCGAAGGTCTGTGTAAAGTTCTTCCTTCACGAACATTTACTGAAGAAACTGAGAGAAGAACTCGTTTTGAGATGGAAGGAAGTGATAACTTATGTCCACTCTACATCTGCAA ATGGTTCTACGATGAGAAAAAAGGGCTATTCCGAGCTGTTACGGGTTAA